One genomic window of Struthio camelus isolate bStrCam1 chromosome 1, bStrCam1.hap1, whole genome shotgun sequence includes the following:
- the ART4 gene encoding ecto-ADP-ribosyltransferase 4 isoform X1 produces the protein MFFTMSWVDSRMSAHLLAGLLLLIFSLQRLATSQHMMDMALRSFDDQYLGCREQMMEELERGDYFQTEIAANKSYLSLWKKAQEALLKSPVGLLREMHESHAIVLMAYTMNSSLHSQLNWATSIAGSSPQHYRHNFSFKYFHFYLTTAIQIMKQWQSSKESMGKHKCYRVHRGVKDLYFKATVGSRVRFGRFTSTSRLWREAQKFGNETLFTVITCLGAAVQGFSHYTSEKEVLIPPYEIFLVKNFSQTQQGNRLHLHSVGNYSKYHCQLLEDLCPRRTSCMKVRSEEGEDRE, from the exons ATGTTCTTTACAATGTCTTGGGTGGACTCAAGGATGTCAGCGCATCTGCTGGCCGGCCTCCTGTTGCTGATCTTCTCCTTGCAAAGGCTG GCTACGTCCCAACACATGATGGATATGGCTCTGCGTTCCTTTGATGACCAGTATCTGGGGTGCAGAGAGCAGATGATGGAAGAATTGGAGCGAGGAGACTATTTCCAAACAGAAATAGCAGCTAACAAGAGCTATTTGAGTCTCTGGAAAAAGGCTCAGGAGGCTTTGTTAAAGAGCCCAGTAGGTCTGCTGAGGGAGATGCATGAGAGCCACGCCATAGTCCTCATGGCTTACACCATGAACTCCTCCCTGCACTCCCAGCTGAACTGGGCCACATCTATTGCTGGAAGCTCTCCACAGCACTACAGACACAACTtcagtttcaaatattttcacttcTACCTAACAACTGCCATCCAAATAATGAAGCAATGGCAGAGCAGCAAGGAGAGCATGGGGAAACATAAGTGCTACCGGGTGCACAGGGGTGTAAAAGACTTATATTTCAAGGCTACGGTAGGCAGCAGAGTGAGATTTGGCCGTTTCACGTCCACCTCCCGCCTCTGGAGAGAAGCGCAGAAGTTTGGGAATGAAACTCTGTTCACTGTGATAACTTGCCTGGGAGCAGCTGTGCAAGGCTTTTCTCACTACACGTCTGAGAAGGAAGTCCTCATTCCCCCTTATGAGATATTCCTTGTCAAAAACTTCTCTCAGACGCAGCAGGGTAACCGCCTGCATCTGCATTCTGTGGGGAACTACAGCAAGTACCACTGCCAGCTCTTGGAAG
- the ART4 gene encoding ecto-ADP-ribosyltransferase 4 isoform X2, translated as MFFTMSWVDSRMSAHLLAGLLLLIFSLQRLATSQHMMDMALRSFDDQYLGCREQMMEELERGDYFQTEIAANKSYLSLWKKAQEALLKSPVGLLREMHESHAIVLMAYTMNSSLHSQLNWATSIAGSSPQHYRHNFSFKYFHFYLTTAIQIMKQWQSSKESMGKHKCYRVHRGVKDLYFKATVGSRVRFGRFTSTSRLWREAQKFGNETLFTVITCLGAAVQGFSHYTSEKEVLIPPYEIFLVKNFSQTQQGNRLHLHSVGNYSKYHCQLLEASRSKNSGFTAPTSAVLPSVIGVFLCLVRQ; from the exons ATGTTCTTTACAATGTCTTGGGTGGACTCAAGGATGTCAGCGCATCTGCTGGCCGGCCTCCTGTTGCTGATCTTCTCCTTGCAAAGGCTG GCTACGTCCCAACACATGATGGATATGGCTCTGCGTTCCTTTGATGACCAGTATCTGGGGTGCAGAGAGCAGATGATGGAAGAATTGGAGCGAGGAGACTATTTCCAAACAGAAATAGCAGCTAACAAGAGCTATTTGAGTCTCTGGAAAAAGGCTCAGGAGGCTTTGTTAAAGAGCCCAGTAGGTCTGCTGAGGGAGATGCATGAGAGCCACGCCATAGTCCTCATGGCTTACACCATGAACTCCTCCCTGCACTCCCAGCTGAACTGGGCCACATCTATTGCTGGAAGCTCTCCACAGCACTACAGACACAACTtcagtttcaaatattttcacttcTACCTAACAACTGCCATCCAAATAATGAAGCAATGGCAGAGCAGCAAGGAGAGCATGGGGAAACATAAGTGCTACCGGGTGCACAGGGGTGTAAAAGACTTATATTTCAAGGCTACGGTAGGCAGCAGAGTGAGATTTGGCCGTTTCACGTCCACCTCCCGCCTCTGGAGAGAAGCGCAGAAGTTTGGGAATGAAACTCTGTTCACTGTGATAACTTGCCTGGGAGCAGCTGTGCAAGGCTTTTCTCACTACACGTCTGAGAAGGAAGTCCTCATTCCCCCTTATGAGATATTCCTTGTCAAAAACTTCTCTCAGACGCAGCAGGGTAACCGCCTGCATCTGCATTCTGTGGGGAACTACAGCAAGTACCACTGCCAGCTCTTGGAAG